One Halanaerobium hydrogeniformans genomic window, AAGGAGATTAATAATTTTTGTAGAAATATCTATATAGTAGAAAATAAAAAATCTATAGTCTTTTTGAGGAAGGGGGGAGTTATAATGGCAGAAATAGTAGGAATTATAGTAATAGTTTGGGCATTAGTTTACTTTTTTGATAGAATGGCTCCCTAATACTGAATTTAAAAGGGAGAAATATAAAAATATTTCTCCCTGCTATTATTTTGCAGCAGGAATAACTATTAATTTCCAGAATATAAAATATATAGAGTATAAAAAGCAGTAATATTTAAAGGAGTAATTTATGCAAATTTTTTTTAATAAAATCAAAGTCATTTCATTGATTATTTTAAAAGATCTTAAAGAATCTTTGAAAAATAGAACAGCAATTATGATAATTTTACTACCACTTTTTGCATCTTTAATGTTTTCGCTTGTTAGTGGAGAACAGCTGATGAGAAACTTTAATTTAGGTATTAGTGGTGAAGGTTCAGAAGAAATTGCAGCTTTTATAGATGATAATTTTCAAAATTTTAATGTAAATAAATATTCTGAAGCAGAAGCAGGCAGGCAGGATACAGCTTCAGGTAATATTGATGCAGCTTTAATATATTATCAGGATAGAGAAAATATAGAAGACCGGTATCAAATTTACCTTGACAGCAGGGATACAATTAATTTTTTTATTTTAAGAGAAAATATTTCACAGATTTTAAGTTCATATCATAGACTTGATCAGGGACCTCAATTCAACTTTGAAAGTGCAGCTGAATTTGAAGCAGCAAGTGCTATTTTACCGGTCTGGTTAACTGTAACAATAACGATGATTGGTTTAATGCTTATTTCAGGTTCGCTTTCTGAGGAAAAGGATAACTATACCCTGGCAGCTTTAATGGTTACAAAACTTAAAGCATCTGATATAATAATAGCTAAGAGCCTTTTTGCACTCGTTTTAACTTTAATAACTTCTGTTTTAATGGGAGCTTTAAATGGTGTTTTGGTACTTTCATTTAACCGTTTATTACTTTCACTTTTTATAATAACCATTGCTTCTTTTGTTTTCAGTGGTTTAGGTCTAATAATAAGTATCTTTACAAATTCTCAGGCTTCAGCTAGATCAATTTCTACAGTTATCTATTTTCCTATAATTTTTCCGGCTTTAGTAGCAGATGTATCTCCTTTAACTCAGAGGCTGGCCCTGTTTTTTCCGTCACATTATCTTTATCGGGCTTTAGACAAAACTTTAGTTTATCAAGGAGCAAATATCAATCTTTTTATTGAAATAACAGCATTAACTCTTTTTGCCCTACTATTTTATATTATAATATATGTTTATTTAAGAAAGGCTGATTCATTTGTTGAATAAAAATTATAAGTGGAAAATATTTTCTTTGTTGGTATTGACGATTTTAATTTTTTCTTTTACCCAAAGTACTGAGGCAGGTTATTTTGCTAATCCGGTAGAATTTGGCGAATATATCTATGACAATTATGCTCAAGAAAATTTCAAAGAAGTTTATGATAATTTTGCAGATGAATTAAAAATAATTTTGAGCAGTGATGAATATATTGAATTTCAACAGGATAATTTCGAAAAATATGAGCTTGAATATACTGATATTGAAGTAACTAATCCTGAGGAAATTTCTTATCAAGAGTTTAAAAAAGAATTTCCTTTTCTAGAAGATGAAGGTACTTTTTATACAGTTGAAGTTTCATATTTAATCAAGTTTAGGCGTTTAGGTAGTCGGGAAAGAGAATCTGATAAATTGATCTATTTAAGAGAGAAAGATGATCATTTTGAATTGTTTTGGGATCCGGAACCTATTTTAGATGATCTGAGTCCGGAAAGTGTGGCCGAGGATAATGGTTGATGATTATATCTTAGAGATCAAAGATCTCAAAAAAAGTTTCGGCAGCTTTGAAGCTTTAAAAGGTATTGATTTAAAGGTTAATAAAGGTGAAATCATTGGGCTCTTAGGACCAAATGGAGCTGGAAAAACAACAACTATTAAAATTATTATCGGACTTTTAAAAGCAGATAGTGGAGAGATCAATATTTTTAGCGAAAATATAATATCTGGGCTGCCCGGTTGGATTAAAGAAAAAATAGGAGTTGTTTTTGAAGAAAGCAATTTGTATCATCGGCTTAGTGCTTATGATAACCTGATTTTTTTTGCCAGAATAAATAATGTTAAAAAAGCTAAGGTTGAAGAGCTTTTAAAGGAATATAAATTATTTGATGTTCGCAAAAAAGCTGTCAAAAACTTTTCTAAAGGTATGAAAAAAAGGTTGATGATCTGTCGTTCTCTTTTAGCAGAACCAGAAATATTAATCCTTGATGAAGCAACTGGAGGTCTTGATCCAATTTCTGCAGAAATAATAAGAAAAAAGATTTCTCAATTAAAAAATGAGGGTAAAACTGTTTTATTAAGTACTCATTATTTAGAAGAAGCTGATCGCCTCTGTGATAGAGTAGCTTTTATAAATAAGGGAAATCTGATTGCACTGGATAAACCATCGATCTTTAAAGATAATTTACAACAGGATTTTTTAGAACTGATTTTTGCTTATGATCCTTTTTCTTTAAATAAAAAAAGTTTAAAAAGGCAGTTAGAAGTTTTGCTTAAAAAAGGTGAAGAATTCAAAATTGAAGAAGACAACTTTTATCTTAAGCTATTTGTTGAGGAGAATCTTTTTAAAAGGCTAAATCAGATTACTGACCAATACAAATTAGTTGATCTTAAAAATAGAGAAGGAGACCTACAGGAAGTTTTTAAACAGATTAATTCTTAGCCTCCTTATAATATACTGTTTTAAATTTTTTAAAAAAGAGGTTTTTAAATTGACTATATTATCAGATGATTTTTATTTTCTATTTAATGATTTAAAACAAATTGCATTTACTTTTAATAAGGCAGATGAGTTTGGTGCTGTTAATAAAAAAATGGCCGATTTTTGCGGATTAAAAATTGAAGAACTTGAAAATAAAAATATATCAGTGATTTTAAATCAAGAGGACTCTCTAAAAATCAAAAACTTTAATCAAAAGATTTTTGAAAGTGGAGAGCGGAAAAAGAAAAAAATAATTTTGGAAATAAATAATAAAAAGAAGAATGTTGAGGTAGATGTAATTCCTCATCAAAATTATGAGCAGGAAATTGATTATTTGCTCTGTCTAGCAGTTGATATCACAGATAAGATAAAAAAAGAAAATATATTTTTTAGAAATAGAGAAAGGTATAGAACCTTGTTTGATCAGGCTCCATTAGCTTTTGTCGTTTATGATCGTCAGACTAATATTATTGATTGGAATCAACGGGCAGAAGAAATTTTTGGTTGGGAAAAGGAAGAGGTTCTTGATAAGAATTTTAATCTTTTAGTTCCAGAGGACTATTATTCAGAAGTTACAGAGATGACTGAAAAGTTATTCAGTGGTTTTCAAAATTATAATAATAATATTAACAAAAATGTTTCTAAAGATGGTAATGAGATATATTGTGAATGGAACAATGCAATTATAAGAGATCAAGAAGATAATATAATCGAGGTTATTTCAATTGCGAGAGATATTACAGAAAGACTTAGAGCTGAAGAAAAAATTAAAAAACAAAACGAAGAACTAGAATACAGTAAATTAAGAACTCAATTTTTTGCCAATATTTCTCACGAATTAAAAACGCCATTAAATTTAATTTTTTCTAGTCTACAGTTGCTCGAGTTTTATTTGTATAATTCTCAAACTTATAAAGACAAAGACAAAATAAATAATTATTTAAAATCCATAAAAAACAATGGTTTTAGACTTTTGCGTCTGGTTAATAATTTAATAGATATAACACGAATTGAAGTGGATGCTTTCAGTTTGCACAGAGGTAATTTCGATATAGTTAAACTTATTAGAGAAATTGTGAATACAGTTAGTGATTATCTTGAAGAGAAAGAAAGAGATTTTAAATTTATTTGTGATTTAGATTCTGCTGTTATTGCCTGTGATCCTTTTAATATAGAAAGAGTTATTTTGAATTTAATTTCTAATGCTGTCAAGTTTTCTGCTAGAGGAGATCAAATAATTTTAACTCTCCAGAAAGTTGATGAAGCTATATCATTATCTGTTAAAGACACTGGAATTGGAATTGAAAAAGAAAATCAGGCAATAATTTTTGATAAGTTTAGACAGGTCGACCAAAGTTTTAAGAAAAAAAGAGAAGGCAGTGGAATTGGACTTTCTTTAGTTAAATCAATAATCGAAATGCACGGTGGCAAAATAGAGCTAGAAAGTGACTATGGTTATTATAGCAATTTTAAAGTTTTTTTGCCGTTTAAAACTATTGATCAAGAAATAGTTGAAAAAGAAAGTTATTCTCCTGATAGTTTGTTAAACAAAGTAGAACTAGAATTTAGTGACATTAATTATATATAACCAGAAAGGGGGAGAGATCTTGTCTTTAAGATGCAGGGTAATTTTTACAGCATTTATTTTATTATTACTTCCAATTCTTGCTTTTGAATCCGCTGCTGCTCAAAATACTATTTATTTTAATAATGAAGATATTACAGATCAAATTTCTAGTACTGTGGTTGAAGGTGAATTTTTAATTAAAGCTACTGATCTTGCTGATCTCTTGGATATTGATTATAACTGGCACCCTTCACTTAAATTACTGGAAATGGAAACAGATGGGGTAGAAGTTAAATTGATGGCCAACAGCAGATTTATTCAGATTAGAAATAATAATCGAAATGATGCTATTCGGACTGAAGCCGGGCTGGTTTTAATTGATAATCAGGCTTACATACCACTGGCAAAAACAATAGAAGCTTTTGGCTATTTATTGGAATTTCAGCGAGATAGTGATGAATTATATATTTTTCAGCCAGATACTACCATTAATAATATCGAGTGGAAAGAGGATGGTAATCAGTTAAATATTGAAATGGATGAGATCTCTCCTTATCGGGTTTTACAGAGTGATGATGGTAGAGAAATTATAATTGAAATCGATAAAGCTGAGGTCAACCGAGAATTCAGTGATAATGTTTCAAATAACAACTTTTATTTAAGGGTAGTCAATGTTCCAGATCGGGCACTTTTGAGACTCGTTTTGAGAAGTAGAAATCCGATTCCATTTCAAATTGATGGAGGAGTTTATGAATATAGTGGTGAAGATAGTGATACCCTTGCTCTGAGCTTTTTGCCTCAGTTAAAAAGAGTATCTATTGGTGATGACAATTTCTTTAATATAGAAGCTACCGGAGATATACCTCAGGCAGACATCAATTATTTAAGTGATTCTAACCGGGTGATTATTGATATTCCTTCACTTGTAATTGGTAATTATGAAAAGGATCTGCGAGATAATCCCCTAATTAAAGATGTGAATGTCACTCAACATAGCCTGGATCCTGTTATTTTAAGAATAGAAGCCCAACTTAAAGATAATCAAATTATGCAGGCGGTTGATAACAGCGAAGACAGGCAGAGCAGTATTTTGAGCTTTAGAAAAGGTGAGCAGTCAGAAATCAGCAATTTAGAATATGCAGCAGGCAAAATTACTTTTCAATCACAATCTTCTATAAATCCTGACAACTTTTTGTTGTCTGAGCCGCCAAGACTTGTTGTTAATCTCTTGAATACTAAAAGAGGTGCAAATATTGCTGATAAATTAGAGGTTGATGATCCCTTAATAAACAGTATAAGAACTGCTCGTTTTGATAATGATACAGTTAGACTGGTAGCTGATTTACATGAGCTAACTGGCTATAACTGGCATGAAGAAAAGAAAAATGGAGTTTATAATTATACAATTAGCTTTCAAAATAAATTTTCTAGCATACAAAGCAGTGAAGATGAAGATTTTCAAAATCTGGCTGTAGCATTAACAGGTAATCCAGATTATGAAGTTAAAAAATTTACTCATCCTCACCGAATTGTTATTGATGTGGAAAATACTATAGATAATATTTCTGAACTAGATTTGCCAGAAAAGGGTTCTTTAATTAAGGACATTCGAAGCAGTAATTATGTTATAGAAGACAGAGAAGTTACCCGTTTAGTTTTTGAATTAGATGAATATTATAATCATCGGGTAAATGAAAGTGATCAGGGAAGGGTAATCAATATTGCTCTTTCTAAGCATGATGATGTACTTGATGATATTAAAGAAATGCCGGAAAGATTAATTGTTGTTGATGCTGGCCATGGAGGTTTTGATCCTGGAGCAATTGGCAGAGCAGGTTTAGAAGAAAAAGAGCCTGCACTTGCTATTTCATTAAAAATTGCTGAATTATTAGAAGCAGAGGGTCAGAATGTTCTTTTAACCAGAGATAAAGATGAATTTCTTTCTTTACAACAGAGGGTAAGAATTGCCAATCAATCAGGGGCTGATTTATTTGTTAGTATTCATTCTAATTCGACGAACAACCCTGAAGTTGGTGGTGTTGAAACTTATTTCAACCATAACAATACTGAGTACAGTCGCAGATTCGCGGAAAAAATTCATGATAAGTTATCAAGGAATCTTGGTCTTGTAGATCGTGGTCTGAAAAACGATAATTTTTATGTAATAAGATACACAGAAATGCCGTCTGCACTGGTGGAATTAGGTTTTCTATCTAATCCTGAAGAAGAAGCTCTACTTAAAACAGATGAATTTCGAAATAAAGCTGCCAATTTAATTGTTGATGGTGTTCTTGACTATATCAGAGAGAACGGAGGCAGATAAAATGGCAGAAAAGCAAAGTATTTTGAATCCAGAAATGAAAAGAAAGATTTTAGCTGTCATGCGAATTCTTCTTTTAACTGCTGCTTTAGTTTATTTGCTTATCTTTATCTCCAATAATTTATTTGTAGATGATCAAATTAATGTCTATTTTTCAACAGAGGATGCTCAATATTTAGTTGCCGAGCAGAGAGAAATTATTGAAGATGATGATCTTTATTTTCAGATCATCGCAGAGCTAAATAAAGGACCCGAGTCTGAAAATCTTTCAGCTACAATACCAGAGGAAGTGGAGTTGCTGGAATATGATTTAGATGAAGATGTTTTAATATTAAATTTCAATTCAGCTTTAAGAGAAAACCACTGGGGTGGAAGCACTGGTGAACTATTAACTATCTATTCTATAGTTAATAGCTATACAGCTTTAAATGAGGTTCAATCAGTACAAATTTTACTGGAAGGTCAAGAAGTAGAAACTTTAGTTGGTCATCTTGACTTGAGTCGCCCTTTAATGTACAATCAAGAACTAGTTACAGACAATTAAGAATAGGAGATTTAGGAGTTGGTCTTTTTGGATGATTCTAAAAGAGCAATTGGTTTGCTTGATTCAGGTGTTGGAGGTTTAACAGTTGCTCGCGAAATATTTAAGCTATTACCTGGAGAGGATATAATTTACTATGGTGATACTTTGCACCTGCCTTATGGTCCTAAAAAACTCTCTGAGGTTAGAGAATATGTAGAAAATATAATAGCTTATTTAAAACAAGAAAAAAATGTTAAAGCTGTTGTAATTGCTTGTAATACTGGTAGTTCAGCAGCTTTAGATTATGTAAAGCAAAAATTTGAAATTCCGATCTTCGGAATGATCGATAGTGCGGCCAAAAAAGCTGTTAAAGTTAGTCAGAACAATAAAATTGCGGTTATAGGTACTGAAGGGACTATAAACAGTCAGGCCTATCAGAAGGCTATTAAGTATGAATCAGCAGAGTCAGAGATTTTTGCAAAAGCCTGTCCGGGTTTTGTAAAATTAGTAGAAGCAGGAAAGTTTTCTGGCCCTGAGGTAGAAAAAACTGCTTATAGATATTTAGAATCAATTATAAAAGCGAAAGTGGATGTATTGATTTTAGGCTGCACCCATTTTCCATATTTAATGCCTGTTCTAGCAAAGGTTATGGGAAAAGATGTAATGCTTGTTAATCCTGCTCAGGAAACAGCCTTAAAGTTCAGAAAAGAATTAAATAAAGCTAATTTATTGAACAAGGATATCTTTTTAAATAAAGATATTGTTGAGGGGGAACATAAATTTATTGTAAGTGATGAGAGTAGAATATCTAAAAGCTTTTTGGAACATGGAAGACGTTTTTTAAAGCTGGATAATTTAGAATTTAAAGAAGAAAATATTTTTCTTGCTTTAAAAAACAGAGGGGGAAATTTAAATAATGCGTAATGATGGAAGAGAACTTGATCAGTTAAGAGATATTCAAATAACGAGAGATTTTACAAAATATGCTGAAGGCTCAGTATTAGTTGAAACTGGAGATACAATGGTTTTGTGTAATGTTTCTATAGAAGATAGTGTACCATATTTTTTGAGAGGGCAGAACACTGGCTGGTTGACAGCAGAATACTCTCTTTTACCTAGAGCTACTCAGGATAGAAATATTAGAGAAGCTGCTAAAAGAAAGTTAAGTGGCAGAACCCAAGAAATACAGCGTTTAATTGGTCGTAGTTTAAGAGCAATAATTGACCTTGATAAAATGGGAGAAAGAACTATCTGGGTTGATTGTGATGTTTTACAGGCTGATGGAGGGACTAGAACTGCTTCAATAACAGGAGCTTATGTTGCTTTAGTTGATGCGGTTAACTTTTTGCTTGCTGAGGGTAAGTTAAGCGAAAACCCTTTAAAAGATTTTATGGCAGCTACCAGTGTGGGAATTGTTGAGGGGAAAGCAATGCTAGACCTCTGTTATGAAGAAGATTTTAGGGCTCAGGTGGATATGAATATCGCTATGACCGAAAATGGTGAGATAATCGAAATTCAGGGTACTGCTGAAGAA contains:
- a CDS encoding ABC transporter permease, which codes for MQIFFNKIKVISLIILKDLKESLKNRTAIMIILLPLFASLMFSLVSGEQLMRNFNLGISGEGSEEIAAFIDDNFQNFNVNKYSEAEAGRQDTASGNIDAALIYYQDRENIEDRYQIYLDSRDTINFFILRENISQILSSYHRLDQGPQFNFESAAEFEAASAILPVWLTVTITMIGLMLISGSLSEEKDNYTLAALMVTKLKASDIIIAKSLFALVLTLITSVLMGALNGVLVLSFNRLLLSLFIITIASFVFSGLGLIISIFTNSQASARSISTVIYFPIIFPALVADVSPLTQRLALFFPSHYLYRALDKTLVYQGANINLFIEITALTLFALLFYIIIYVYLRKADSFVE
- a CDS encoding ABC transporter ATP-binding protein, with the translated sequence MVDDYILEIKDLKKSFGSFEALKGIDLKVNKGEIIGLLGPNGAGKTTTIKIIIGLLKADSGEINIFSENIISGLPGWIKEKIGVVFEESNLYHRLSAYDNLIFFARINNVKKAKVEELLKEYKLFDVRKKAVKNFSKGMKKRLMICRSLLAEPEILILDEATGGLDPISAEIIRKKISQLKNEGKTVLLSTHYLEEADRLCDRVAFINKGNLIALDKPSIFKDNLQQDFLELIFAYDPFSLNKKSLKRQLEVLLKKGEEFKIEEDNFYLKLFVEENLFKRLNQITDQYKLVDLKNREGDLQEVFKQINS
- a CDS encoding sensor histidine kinase, whose translation is MTILSDDFYFLFNDLKQIAFTFNKADEFGAVNKKMADFCGLKIEELENKNISVILNQEDSLKIKNFNQKIFESGERKKKKIILEINNKKKNVEVDVIPHQNYEQEIDYLLCLAVDITDKIKKENIFFRNRERYRTLFDQAPLAFVVYDRQTNIIDWNQRAEEIFGWEKEEVLDKNFNLLVPEDYYSEVTEMTEKLFSGFQNYNNNINKNVSKDGNEIYCEWNNAIIRDQEDNIIEVISIARDITERLRAEEKIKKQNEELEYSKLRTQFFANISHELKTPLNLIFSSLQLLEFYLYNSQTYKDKDKINNYLKSIKNNGFRLLRLVNNLIDITRIEVDAFSLHRGNFDIVKLIREIVNTVSDYLEEKERDFKFICDLDSAVIACDPFNIERVILNLISNAVKFSARGDQIILTLQKVDEAISLSVKDTGIGIEKENQAIIFDKFRQVDQSFKKKREGSGIGLSLVKSIIEMHGGKIELESDYGYYSNFKVFLPFKTIDQEIVEKESYSPDSLLNKVELEFSDINYI
- a CDS encoding N-acetylmuramoyl-L-alanine amidase, with protein sequence MSLRCRVIFTAFILLLLPILAFESAAAQNTIYFNNEDITDQISSTVVEGEFLIKATDLADLLDIDYNWHPSLKLLEMETDGVEVKLMANSRFIQIRNNNRNDAIRTEAGLVLIDNQAYIPLAKTIEAFGYLLEFQRDSDELYIFQPDTTINNIEWKEDGNQLNIEMDEISPYRVLQSDDGREIIIEIDKAEVNREFSDNVSNNNFYLRVVNVPDRALLRLVLRSRNPIPFQIDGGVYEYSGEDSDTLALSFLPQLKRVSIGDDNFFNIEATGDIPQADINYLSDSNRVIIDIPSLVIGNYEKDLRDNPLIKDVNVTQHSLDPVILRIEAQLKDNQIMQAVDNSEDRQSSILSFRKGEQSEISNLEYAAGKITFQSQSSINPDNFLLSEPPRLVVNLLNTKRGANIADKLEVDDPLINSIRTARFDNDTVRLVADLHELTGYNWHEEKKNGVYNYTISFQNKFSSIQSSEDEDFQNLAVALTGNPDYEVKKFTHPHRIVIDVENTIDNISELDLPEKGSLIKDIRSSNYVIEDREVTRLVFELDEYYNHRVNESDQGRVINIALSKHDDVLDDIKEMPERLIVVDAGHGGFDPGAIGRAGLEEKEPALAISLKIAELLEAEGQNVLLTRDKDEFLSLQQRVRIANQSGADLFVSIHSNSTNNPEVGGVETYFNHNNTEYSRRFAEKIHDKLSRNLGLVDRGLKNDNFYVIRYTEMPSALVELGFLSNPEEEALLKTDEFRNKAANLIVDGVLDYIRENGGR
- a CDS encoding GerMN domain-containing protein, with the protein product MAEKQSILNPEMKRKILAVMRILLLTAALVYLLIFISNNLFVDDQINVYFSTEDAQYLVAEQREIIEDDDLYFQIIAELNKGPESENLSATIPEEVELLEYDLDEDVLILNFNSALRENHWGGSTGELLTIYSIVNSYTALNEVQSVQILLEGQEVETLVGHLDLSRPLMYNQELVTDN
- the murI gene encoding glutamate racemase; its protein translation is MDDSKRAIGLLDSGVGGLTVAREIFKLLPGEDIIYYGDTLHLPYGPKKLSEVREYVENIIAYLKQEKNVKAVVIACNTGSSAALDYVKQKFEIPIFGMIDSAAKKAVKVSQNNKIAVIGTEGTINSQAYQKAIKYESAESEIFAKACPGFVKLVEAGKFSGPEVEKTAYRYLESIIKAKVDVLILGCTHFPYLMPVLAKVMGKDVMLVNPAQETALKFRKELNKANLLNKDIFLNKDIVEGEHKFIVSDESRISKSFLEHGRRFLKLDNLEFKEENIFLALKNRGGNLNNA
- the rph gene encoding ribonuclease PH; its protein translation is MRNDGRELDQLRDIQITRDFTKYAEGSVLVETGDTMVLCNVSIEDSVPYFLRGQNTGWLTAEYSLLPRATQDRNIREAAKRKLSGRTQEIQRLIGRSLRAIIDLDKMGERTIWVDCDVLQADGGTRTASITGAYVALVDAVNFLLAEGKLSENPLKDFMAATSVGIVEGKAMLDLCYEEDFRAQVDMNIAMTENGEIIEIQGTAEENPFTREEMNKLYDLAEKGIRELIEIQKLNLAVE